In a genomic window of Allomeiothermus silvanus DSM 9946:
- the moaD gene encoding molybdopterin converting factor subunit 1, producing the protein MRVKVLFFALFRERAGTSTLELELPQGATVGDAKEALEARFPGLELSGGLAAVNQHFTGADHPLHEGDELAFLPPVSGGGADGSVHGEEQDSFGLTSDPLNLQPYVEWASAPPYGAVVVFLGTTRSPNRGKEVTYLEYEAYPGMAEAVMRQIITEMRQRWVLGRIALWHRTGRVHPAEASILIVVSAPHRPEGFEACRYAIERVKQILPVWKKEFAPDGSHWVEGHTPLGFRL; encoded by the coding sequence ATGCGGGTCAAGGTACTTTTCTTCGCCCTGTTCCGGGAGCGAGCCGGAACCAGCACGCTCGAGCTCGAACTCCCCCAAGGCGCCACGGTAGGGGACGCAAAAGAAGCCCTGGAAGCTCGGTTCCCTGGCCTCGAGCTTTCCGGTGGACTGGCGGCGGTGAACCAGCACTTCACCGGGGCCGACCATCCCTTGCACGAAGGGGATGAGCTGGCCTTTTTACCTCCGGTCTCCGGCGGGGGTGCCGACGGGTCAGTGCACGGTGAGGAGCAGGACAGTTTTGGCCTGACCTCCGACCCTCTAAACCTCCAGCCTTACGTGGAGTGGGCCAGCGCGCCGCCCTATGGCGCGGTGGTGGTTTTCTTAGGCACCACCCGTAGCCCCAACCGGGGAAAAGAGGTGACCTATCTCGAGTACGAAGCCTATCCCGGTATGGCCGAGGCGGTAATGCGCCAGATCATCACCGAGATGCGCCAGCGCTGGGTGCTGGGTCGGATAGCTCTGTGGCACCGCACGGGGCGGGTCCACCCAGCGGAAGCCTCGATCCTGATAGTAGTGTCGGCGCCACACCGCCCGGAGGGGTTCGAGGCCTGCCGGTACGCCATCGAACGGGTCAAGCAGATCCTGCCGGTATGGAAGAAGGAGTTTGCCCCGGATGGATCCCATTGGGTTGAGGGTCATACCCCGCTGGGATTCCGGTTGTAA
- the rlmN gene encoding 23S rRNA (adenine(2503)-C(2))-methyltransferase RlmN has translation MDLSVADARSPILGLAPQALPGEGYRKEQIAHWLYARGVREWSEMTDLPKGLRQELAEKYRVSEFAHVAPFVSQDGAVKYLYTLWDGQKTEAVYMPYAGRKTICISSMVGCPAGCTFCATGKMGFGRNLTAAEILDQILFAAHHQGHSPREIRNVVLMGMGEPLLNLNHVLEAIRRMLDPQGLAMSPRRITLSTVGIPRGIYRLAQEDLGVRLALSLHAPDDQTRQKIIPTAHRYSIAEIMEAVRHYYAQTKRRVTLEYTLLKGLNDHPWQARALAGLLAGLSAHVNLIPWNPWEGAPHQGTGKEKILAFAAALERMGIPVSVRWSRGRDVGAACGQLALQQPA, from the coding sequence ATGGATTTATCGGTCGCCGATGCTCGTTCCCCCATTTTGGGCCTGGCCCCCCAAGCCCTGCCCGGCGAGGGCTACCGCAAAGAACAGATCGCGCACTGGCTGTATGCCCGCGGGGTGAGGGAGTGGAGCGAGATGACCGACCTTCCCAAGGGCTTGCGGCAGGAGCTAGCCGAGAAGTACCGGGTCTCCGAGTTCGCCCATGTAGCCCCCTTTGTAAGCCAAGATGGCGCGGTAAAGTACCTCTATACCCTTTGGGACGGCCAGAAAACCGAGGCCGTCTACATGCCCTATGCAGGCCGCAAGACTATCTGCATCTCCAGCATGGTGGGCTGCCCGGCAGGCTGTACCTTTTGCGCCACGGGGAAAATGGGTTTTGGCCGCAACCTCACCGCGGCGGAGATCCTCGACCAGATCCTCTTCGCTGCCCACCACCAGGGCCACTCCCCGCGAGAGATCCGCAATGTGGTGCTGATGGGGATGGGGGAGCCGTTGCTCAACCTGAACCACGTGCTCGAGGCCATCCGCCGGATGCTCGACCCCCAGGGTTTGGCTATGAGCCCGCGCCGGATCACGCTCTCCACGGTGGGCATCCCGCGCGGCATCTACCGCCTGGCCCAGGAAGACCTGGGGGTGCGGCTGGCTCTCTCGCTCCACGCGCCTGACGACCAGACCCGGCAGAAAATCATCCCTACCGCTCACCGCTACTCCATCGCCGAGATCATGGAGGCGGTACGGCACTACTACGCCCAAACCAAACGGCGGGTGACGCTGGAGTACACCCTGCTCAAGGGGCTGAACGACCACCCCTGGCAGGCTAGGGCGCTGGCCGGGCTCCTCGCGGGGCTCTCGGCACACGTAAACCTCATCCCCTGGAACCCCTGGGAAGGTGCTCCCCACCAGGGCACGGGCAAGGAGAAGATCCTTGCGTTCGCCGCAGCCCTCGAGCGGATGGGGATCCCGGTCTCGGTGCGCTGGAGCCGGGGGCGCGACGTGGGGGCAGCCTGCGGGCAACTCGCCCTCCAGCAGCCCGCCTAA
- a CDS encoding FKBP-type peptidyl-prolyl cis-trans isomerase, with translation MNRTTLVVIAVVLVVLGGGAVFLLTRPQPSANGTAATPSTLCTNRPQAAKLDPASITALKLEDTQVGTGTEAITGDTVEVHYIGRLADGKQFDTSCDRGQPFSFRLGAGQVIPGWDSGIVGMKVGGKRRLFIPANLAYGAASPSPDIPANSPLIFDVELLKVTKP, from the coding sequence ATGAACCGAACTACCCTGGTCGTCATCGCGGTGGTCTTGGTGGTGCTGGGAGGGGGGGCTGTCTTCCTGCTCACCCGCCCGCAGCCGAGCGCCAACGGCACCGCCGCTACCCCCTCTACCCTCTGCACCAACCGCCCCCAAGCCGCCAAACTGGATCCCGCCAGCATCACCGCGCTCAAGCTGGAGGATACTCAGGTCGGCACCGGCACCGAGGCCATCACCGGCGACACCGTGGAAGTTCACTATATCGGGCGCCTGGCCGACGGCAAGCAGTTCGACACCTCTTGCGACCGGGGCCAGCCCTTCTCCTTCCGTCTCGGGGCGGGCCAGGTCATCCCCGGCTGGGACTCGGGGATCGTGGGCATGAAAGTGGGCGGCAAGCGGCGGCTCTTCATCCCGGCCAACCTAGCCTACGGCGCAGCCAGCCCTAGCCCCGACATCCCGGCCAACTCGCCCTTAATCTTCGACGTGGAGTTGCTCAAGGTGACCAAACCCTAG
- the rapZ gene encoding RNase adapter RapZ has product MRFVVVSGQSGAGKTTARFALEDLGYFSVDNLPPALWKSLLQHLEHAGVEKAAVVVDIRTRKLLQGVEEVLQTLKPFLIYLEARSEILLKRYNLSRRLHPLGVGNLLAEIDAERQALAPLRERADLVIDTSDKSARELKDVLEEALGEEEGFVLRLISFGYKWGPPQDADLVLDVRSLPNPHYIPELKPRTGTDPEVAAYVFGKAEHEPFYGALRSAAGLAAEGAKAEGRGAYTVAIGCTGGRHRSVAVVERLARELEGRLRVEVEHRDITKE; this is encoded by the coding sequence ATGCGTTTCGTGGTCGTCAGCGGACAAAGCGGGGCGGGCAAGACCACCGCCCGGTTCGCCCTCGAGGACTTGGGCTATTTCTCGGTGGATAACCTGCCCCCGGCTCTTTGGAAGAGCCTGCTACAACATCTGGAACACGCTGGTGTCGAGAAGGCCGCGGTGGTGGTGGATATCCGCACCAGGAAGCTTTTGCAGGGGGTAGAAGAGGTTTTGCAAACGCTCAAGCCCTTCCTCATCTACCTCGAGGCCCGCTCCGAAATCCTCCTCAAGCGCTACAACCTTTCCCGGCGGCTGCACCCGCTAGGGGTGGGCAATCTGCTCGCCGAGATCGACGCCGAGCGGCAAGCCCTGGCCCCCTTGCGAGAAAGAGCCGATCTGGTGATCGACACCAGCGATAAAAGCGCCCGGGAACTCAAAGACGTGCTCGAGGAGGCCTTGGGTGAGGAGGAGGGTTTTGTGCTTAGGCTCATCTCCTTCGGCTACAAGTGGGGGCCGCCCCAAGATGCCGATCTGGTGCTCGACGTGCGCAGCCTGCCTAACCCGCACTACATCCCCGAACTCAAACCGCGCACCGGCACCGACCCCGAGGTGGCCGCTTACGTCTTCGGCAAAGCCGAGCATGAACCCTTTTACGGTGCCCTGCGCAGCGCCGCCGGGCTGGCCGCCGAAGGCGCCAAAGCCGAGGGCCGGGGGGCCTACACGGTAGCGATTGGCTGCACGGGGGGCCGCCACCGCAGCGTGGCGGTGGTGGAGCGGCTGGCCCGCGAACTCGAGGGCCGATTGCGGGTTGAAGTCGAACACCGCGACATCACCAAGGAGTGA
- a CDS encoding glucodextranase DOMON-like domain-containing protein — protein MIPLLFTDPLGDDHGLGYAYPTAAIYAESGFADLTGFQALERDGQLVLRVRLARYPNPQAAPLGFSLAIVGIYVESEPANGAKGGQELPGAGFKTPAGHGWDEAYLLSGWKAESLRPDGRRREVPARKEGDWLEVFPDLPPGDYGYYVTVGLYDPFTPTGFRPVRPGGGSWVLDAPSGAPAAVDVLSDHQAQAYQSGVLAPVRAASSPFPWAIGVAVAGFLAIVLAFVFPRPRPRAGKAVAGGSSRKPQPTALSAKESVAKEKEEDFDIDIRF, from the coding sequence ATGATCCCTCTCCTCTTCACCGACCCCCTTGGCGATGACCACGGACTAGGCTACGCCTATCCCACAGCCGCCATCTACGCAGAAAGTGGCTTCGCTGACCTGACCGGCTTCCAAGCCCTCGAGCGGGATGGGCAGCTGGTGCTCAGGGTGCGGCTGGCCCGCTACCCTAACCCCCAGGCGGCCCCGCTCGGCTTCTCGCTGGCCATCGTGGGTATATACGTAGAAAGCGAACCCGCGAATGGGGCCAAAGGCGGTCAGGAACTCCCCGGCGCGGGCTTCAAAACGCCCGCTGGGCATGGCTGGGACGAAGCCTACCTGCTGAGCGGCTGGAAGGCCGAGTCGCTCCGCCCGGATGGCCGCCGCCGGGAAGTCCCCGCCCGTAAAGAGGGGGACTGGCTCGAGGTCTTCCCCGACCTTCCCCCCGGCGACTACGGCTACTACGTCACGGTAGGCCTCTACGACCCTTTTACCCCTACCGGCTTTCGCCCGGTGCGCCCCGGTGGGGGAAGCTGGGTCCTGGATGCCCCTAGCGGAGCCCCGGCCGCGGTGGACGTGCTCTCTGACCACCAAGCCCAGGCCTACCAAAGCGGGGTGCTGGCCCCGGTCCGGGCTGCCAGCAGCCCTTTTCCTTGGGCCATCGGGGTGGCGGTGGCGGGGTTCTTGGCCATCGTGCTGGCCTTTGTCTTTCCGCGGCCTCGGCCCAGAGCGGGCAAGGCCGTGGCTGGAGGCAGCTCCCGCAAGCCCCAGCCAACCGCCCTAAGCGCGAAGGAATCCGTAGCCAAAGAAAAAGAAGAGGATTTCGACATCGATATTCGGTTTTGA
- a CDS encoding DUF3208 domain-containing protein, with the protein MKAVKLFQGYLWFPRELEFEPKEALPAEVAQGLADGPAHLLLDEIRPPFAFFEDGTPTEGQRFFQVTVLVRTEKEPLELKPLTASVSEELDPYLQATPEGVGWLLLEDLRQV; encoded by the coding sequence ATGAAAGCGGTCAAGCTGTTTCAGGGATATCTGTGGTTTCCCCGAGAACTCGAGTTCGAACCCAAGGAGGCCCTCCCCGCCGAAGTCGCCCAGGGTCTAGCGGATGGCCCGGCACACCTCTTGCTCGACGAGATTCGCCCGCCCTTTGCTTTCTTTGAGGACGGCACCCCTACCGAAGGGCAACGGTTTTTTCAGGTCACGGTGCTGGTGCGCACCGAGAAGGAACCGCTCGAGCTCAAGCCCCTTACCGCTTCGGTCAGCGAAGAGCTGGACCCTTACCTTCAGGCCACGCCGGAGGGCGTGGGGTGGTTGCTGCTCGAGGATTTGCGGCAGGTGTGA
- a CDS encoding gluconeogenesis factor YvcK family protein: MGVYSPTDAQTPRRSKRWRLLSRRWLLPGMRVKRYALIALIGGLLLLLGVVQLTWDGPLVSGFFQLARWAVLLGLPQWLSGLFWMALGVVLVFLGIRWMNRSVLSALADPDTVPEQVYIRRRLENGPRIVALGGGTGLSRVLKGLKQETANITAIVAATDDGGSTGRLRTSFGIPAVGDLVDCLAALSDAEGLPDLMQYRFARGGDLAGHTFGNLMLVSLYELAASSRNDSRGGDFAAAIRQANSILRLRGAVWPATDRPAKLWAIRENGSREEGESRLRHGQGRILRVGLTPPDVPAMPEALEALRRADLIVLGPGSLYTSVIPSFLPPEIAQAIRQSSAKVCYIANVMTEVGETDGLSVYEHYQAVAAHLGRRPDIVLVHTAPIDPELLARYAAENQNPVALDLEALEATGVRIVPGDFLEKGPYAQHDPSKLVRALIALC; the protein is encoded by the coding sequence ATGGGCGTTTACTCCCCAACCGATGCCCAAACTCCGCGCCGTTCTAAACGCTGGCGGCTGCTCTCGCGCCGCTGGCTGCTGCCGGGGATGCGGGTCAAGCGTTACGCCCTGATCGCCCTGATTGGCGGCCTGCTGCTCTTGTTGGGGGTGGTGCAGCTCACCTGGGACGGCCCGCTGGTAAGCGGGTTCTTCCAGCTCGCCCGCTGGGCCGTGCTGCTAGGCCTGCCGCAGTGGCTCTCGGGGCTCTTTTGGATGGCCTTGGGGGTTGTGCTGGTCTTCCTGGGCATCCGCTGGATGAACCGTAGCGTACTCTCCGCTTTGGCCGACCCCGACACCGTGCCCGAGCAAGTCTACATCCGGCGGCGGCTGGAGAACGGCCCGCGCATCGTGGCTTTGGGCGGGGGAACCGGCCTTTCGCGGGTTTTGAAGGGCCTCAAACAAGAAACCGCCAACATCACCGCCATCGTGGCTGCCACCGACGACGGGGGAAGCACCGGAAGGCTACGCACCTCCTTTGGGATCCCTGCGGTGGGCGACCTAGTGGACTGCCTGGCCGCGCTTTCCGATGCCGAGGGTCTCCCGGATTTGATGCAGTACCGCTTCGCCCGAGGGGGAGATCTCGCCGGCCACACTTTCGGCAACCTCATGCTGGTGAGCCTGTACGAACTTGCAGCGTCTTCCCGCAACGATAGCCGGGGAGGCGACTTCGCCGCTGCCATCCGCCAGGCTAATAGCATCTTGCGGCTGCGGGGAGCGGTCTGGCCAGCTACCGACCGTCCAGCCAAGCTATGGGCCATCCGCGAAAACGGAAGCCGCGAGGAGGGCGAATCCCGCCTGCGCCACGGCCAGGGGCGCATCCTTCGGGTGGGTTTGACCCCCCCTGACGTCCCAGCCATGCCCGAAGCCCTGGAAGCCCTGCGCCGCGCCGACTTGATCGTGTTAGGGCCGGGAAGCCTATACACCAGCGTGATTCCTAGTTTCCTGCCGCCGGAGATCGCCCAAGCTATCCGGCAGTCCTCGGCCAAGGTTTGCTACATCGCCAACGTCATGACCGAAGTAGGCGAAACCGACGGTCTTTCGGTGTATGAACACTACCAGGCCGTAGCGGCCCACCTGGGGCGCCGTCCCGATATCGTGCTGGTCCACACCGCTCCCATCGACCCCGAACTGCTGGCGCGTTATGCAGCGGAAAACCAAAATCCGGTAGCGCTGGACCTAGAAGCGCTCGAGGCTACCGGGGTGCGGATTGTCCCAGGAGATTTTCTCGAGAAAGGCCCCTACGCCCAGCACGATCCCAGTAAACTGGTGCGGGCGCTCATCGCGTTGTGCTAA
- the trpD gene encoding anthranilate phosphoribosyltransferase, whose protein sequence is MDELKKALHAEPLTQDEAHRLMSRIMSGDLTPAQTAGVLIALRTRGETLEEITGFARGMREAAVPVRVSRKPLLDIVGTGGVAPDAFNISTTTCFVAAAGGVAVAKHGNRAASSRSGSFDLIEALGISIELPPEKVAQAIETLGIGFLFARNHHPAMRFVAPVRAELGVRTVFNLLGPLTNPAFATHNLVGVSSPALLEPFAQVLHNLGSEAAMVVHGEAQLSTGTVGVDELVLGRNQVAEIRGGQIRTYTLHPEEVGLEPAPYEAIKGGTPQENAAIARAILAGEEKGPKRDAVLMNAGAAFYLVGKTATLREGVALAKEILEEKTALEVLERLVRFSGSPKTAN, encoded by the coding sequence ATGGACGAACTCAAAAAAGCCCTGCACGCTGAACCCCTGACCCAAGACGAAGCCCACCGGCTGATGAGCCGGATCATGTCCGGCGATCTGACTCCGGCCCAGACCGCAGGGGTGCTGATCGCCCTGCGCACACGGGGGGAGACCTTGGAGGAGATCACCGGCTTCGCCCGGGGAATGCGCGAAGCGGCGGTACCGGTGCGGGTCTCGCGCAAACCTCTGCTGGACATTGTCGGCACCGGCGGGGTAGCCCCGGATGCCTTCAATATCTCTACCACCACCTGTTTCGTGGCCGCGGCGGGCGGGGTAGCAGTGGCCAAGCACGGCAACCGGGCGGCCTCCTCGAGGTCGGGTTCCTTCGACCTGATCGAAGCGTTAGGGATCAGTATCGAGCTGCCGCCGGAAAAGGTAGCCCAGGCCATTGAGACCCTAGGCATCGGCTTTCTATTCGCCCGCAACCACCACCCGGCGATGCGCTTCGTGGCTCCGGTTCGGGCTGAGCTGGGGGTGCGCACGGTGTTCAATCTGCTGGGGCCTTTGACCAACCCGGCTTTTGCCACCCACAACCTGGTGGGGGTCTCGAGCCCTGCGTTGCTCGAGCCTTTCGCGCAGGTACTGCACAATTTAGGTTCGGAGGCGGCGATGGTAGTGCACGGCGAAGCCCAGCTCTCGACCGGAACGGTAGGGGTGGATGAACTCGTACTGGGGCGCAACCAGGTGGCCGAAATCCGCGGGGGGCAGATACGCACCTACACCCTCCACCCCGAGGAAGTAGGGCTCGAGCCCGCCCCCTACGAGGCCATTAAAGGCGGTACTCCGCAGGAAAACGCCGCCATCGCCCGGGCCATCCTCGCCGGAGAGGAAAAAGGCCCCAAACGCGACGCAGTGCTCATGAACGCCGGGGCCGCTTTTTATCTGGTGGGGAAAACCGCCACCCTTCGCGAAGGGGTAGCGCTGGCCAAGGAGATTCTGGAGGAAAAAACCGCGCTCGAGGTGCTGGAGCGGCTGGTTAGGTTTAGCGGGTCGCCAAAAACCGCAAACTGA
- a CDS encoding sensor domain-containing phosphodiesterase: protein MDEVGWKLFAPLSVERSPLLVEYYHKPEETLVRLGGAKGAVLRPYQLQELLVHLMSIQPWTHSEAAYAPPKLHLGARSYTLSESARLTLIETFQTLLVEIRLETSQAPLVQEGWQRTIVQLDRSSFVTLEDGLATIAQAARQNLGLFGVNIWLREPGTAKLLWKWPENSPSEQISPQTHPVFFTVLERSLVLAIEDTGKDARVAELRPWLTSRGVRALMQVAVHTEEGLGGVLWFENTQPHSWTSEEQAFAALLGHLLGRLLEAERFRTTTDRIKALEEKQRPRLMASGEEFRARLEPLLIQAKRGNRSLALVRIALEHPPSQGSAIARELISGIRQSDLVADLENGQFVFLGEVRRPGGGAQLASRLFQRLRAALGRQAGLSLGLALFPQDASDPEELWNRAAQACQQAQAAGGGIRLAVPEAVDLENALARGELELHFQPLYRLATSELAAVEALARWHKGTKIHRTASEFLPIAEQAGLMEAGDRWTIQKVLEQATVFQSVDPNVQFTLNLSADSLLNPEFPKTLAALVAERSLAPGGVVLEIREEVLLYDLASLSQTLHALKGIGVRIALDDFGANPLPFCELKRCSPDWLKLSPALCTLENARLAKALVELAHALGAQAVAKGLESQEQVGAMRELGFDLGQGHALGRPVPAEDLGALLVWGVGR, encoded by the coding sequence TTGGATGAGGTAGGTTGGAAACTGTTTGCCCCGCTCTCGGTGGAGCGGTCGCCATTGCTGGTCGAGTATTACCATAAACCCGAAGAAACCCTGGTCCGCCTAGGGGGAGCCAAGGGGGCCGTGCTCCGGCCCTATCAGCTTCAAGAGTTGCTGGTCCACCTGATGAGCATCCAACCCTGGACCCACTCCGAAGCAGCCTACGCGCCCCCCAAGCTGCACCTAGGAGCCCGCTCTTATACCCTGAGTGAGTCAGCCCGGTTGACCCTGATCGAGACCTTCCAGACCCTGCTGGTGGAGATCCGCCTGGAGACCAGCCAGGCCCCTCTGGTGCAAGAGGGCTGGCAGCGCACCATCGTGCAACTAGACCGCTCTTCCTTCGTCACCCTCGAGGATGGCCTGGCCACCATCGCCCAGGCTGCCCGGCAGAACCTGGGGCTCTTTGGGGTCAACATCTGGCTGCGCGAGCCCGGTACTGCCAAGCTGCTGTGGAAGTGGCCGGAAAACTCCCCCTCCGAGCAGATCAGCCCCCAGACCCACCCGGTCTTTTTCACGGTGCTCGAGCGCAGCCTGGTGCTGGCGATAGAAGATACCGGCAAGGATGCCCGGGTGGCCGAACTTCGCCCCTGGCTCACCTCCCGCGGAGTGCGGGCCTTGATGCAGGTCGCCGTCCATACCGAGGAGGGACTGGGCGGGGTGCTGTGGTTCGAGAACACCCAACCTCACTCCTGGACTAGCGAGGAACAGGCCTTTGCGGCCCTCTTGGGCCATTTGTTGGGGCGGCTTTTGGAAGCTGAGCGCTTCCGTACCACCACCGACCGGATCAAGGCGCTCGAGGAGAAGCAACGCCCTCGCCTGATGGCTAGCGGGGAGGAGTTCCGCGCCCGATTAGAGCCGCTCTTGATCCAGGCTAAGCGCGGGAACCGCTCGCTGGCTTTGGTACGTATTGCGCTGGAGCACCCTCCCAGCCAGGGCAGTGCCATCGCCCGTGAACTGATCTCGGGGATTCGCCAAAGCGATTTGGTGGCCGATCTGGAAAACGGCCAGTTCGTGTTTTTGGGCGAGGTGCGGCGGCCCGGGGGTGGGGCCCAACTGGCCAGCCGTCTTTTTCAGCGGCTGCGCGCAGCCTTGGGACGTCAGGCTGGTCTTTCGCTGGGTCTGGCCCTCTTCCCGCAGGATGCCAGCGACCCCGAGGAACTCTGGAACCGGGCGGCCCAAGCCTGCCAGCAGGCTCAGGCAGCAGGAGGCGGCATCCGGCTGGCAGTCCCAGAGGCGGTGGATTTGGAGAACGCTCTGGCGCGGGGTGAACTCGAGCTGCACTTCCAGCCGCTCTACCGTCTAGCTACCTCCGAACTCGCGGCGGTCGAAGCCTTAGCCCGCTGGCACAAAGGAACTAAGATCCACCGCACCGCCAGCGAGTTCTTGCCCATCGCCGAGCAGGCGGGGCTGATGGAGGCGGGCGACCGCTGGACCATTCAAAAGGTGCTCGAGCAGGCCACGGTCTTCCAGTCGGTAGACCCCAACGTGCAGTTCACCCTCAACCTCTCCGCCGACTCGTTGCTGAACCCCGAATTCCCTAAGACCCTCGCCGCCCTGGTGGCCGAGCGTAGCCTGGCCCCCGGCGGGGTGGTGCTGGAGATCCGCGAGGAGGTGTTGCTCTATGACCTGGCAAGCCTCAGCCAGACCCTGCATGCACTCAAAGGGATCGGGGTCAGGATCGCCCTCGATGATTTCGGGGCCAACCCTCTGCCCTTCTGCGAACTCAAGCGCTGCTCGCCGGACTGGCTCAAGCTGAGCCCGGCCCTGTGTACGCTGGAAAATGCCCGCCTGGCTAAGGCGCTGGTCGAACTAGCCCACGCCCTGGGAGCCCAGGCGGTGGCCAAGGGGCTCGAGAGTCAGGAGCAGGTGGGGGCCATGCGGGAACTGGGCTTCGACCTAGGTCAGGGCCATGCGCTGGGCCGCCCAGTCCCAGCGGAGGACCTAGGCGCACTGCTGGTGTGGGGCGTAGGGCGCTAA
- the gyrB gene encoding DNA topoisomerase (ATP-hydrolyzing) subunit B translates to MSTDLAAQYDASAIKVLKGLEGVRHRPAMYIGGTQADGYHHLFKEILDNSVDEALAGYATEIITTLHPDGSITVEDNGRGIPVDIMPEEGKPAVEIIYTVLHAGGKFEEGAYKVSGGLHGVGASVVNALAEYTRVEVFRDGKHYLIEFSRGEVTKPLTQIGTAKGKRGTRVTFLPDATIFDPGLKFEASRIRNRLREVSFLVAGLRLVFKDEVHQKEEVFFDKGGVASFAKFLAEGEEALYEKPVLLQGEVDVVSVEVGLIHTKGYSNQLVSYANMIPTKDGGTHISGFKTAYTRAINAYAKKAGLVKGDLEPTGDDLLEGVSCVISVKIPQPQFEGQTKGKLLNPEAGTAVSKVVYEKLTDWLEENPRAAKLIYEKAQRAAQAREAARKARELVRRKDALESDELPGKLADCQSEDPAEAELFIVEGDSAGGSAKQGRDRRFQAILPLRGKILNVEKAGLGKALKNAEVRAMVAAIGAGIDSNVEEAHFNLEDLRYHKIIIMTDADVDGSHIRTLLLTFFYRYMRPILEGGYLYIAQPPLYRLQVGGGKNAKVQYLFNDEALKEAIAKLPERTSYEVQRFKGLGEMNPEQLWETTMDPAKRVLKQVTMEDALYANEIFEALMGQDVAPRREFIEENARFAQLDV, encoded by the coding sequence GTGAGCACAGACCTAGCAGCACAGTACGACGCATCCGCGATCAAAGTTCTGAAGGGGCTCGAGGGGGTCCGTCATCGTCCGGCCATGTACATCGGCGGGACCCAGGCCGACGGCTACCACCACCTCTTCAAGGAAATCCTGGATAACTCGGTGGACGAGGCCCTAGCCGGGTATGCTACGGAAATCATCACCACCTTACACCCCGACGGCTCCATCACCGTCGAGGACAACGGGCGCGGTATCCCGGTAGACATCATGCCAGAAGAAGGCAAACCCGCGGTAGAAATCATCTACACCGTGCTTCACGCCGGGGGTAAGTTCGAGGAGGGGGCCTATAAGGTCTCCGGCGGCCTGCACGGGGTAGGGGCCAGCGTGGTTAACGCCCTAGCTGAGTACACCCGGGTGGAGGTCTTTCGCGATGGCAAGCACTACCTCATCGAGTTCAGCCGCGGCGAGGTAACCAAACCCCTGACCCAAATTGGGACCGCCAAGGGCAAGCGCGGCACCCGGGTTACCTTCTTGCCCGATGCCACCATCTTCGACCCCGGCCTCAAGTTCGAGGCCAGCCGCATCCGCAACCGTCTGCGCGAGGTGAGCTTCTTGGTAGCGGGCTTGCGGCTGGTGTTCAAAGATGAAGTCCACCAGAAAGAAGAGGTGTTCTTCGATAAGGGGGGGGTGGCCTCGTTTGCCAAGTTTTTGGCCGAAGGCGAGGAAGCCCTCTACGAGAAGCCGGTGCTGCTCCAAGGCGAGGTGGATGTGGTGAGTGTGGAGGTGGGATTGATCCACACCAAGGGCTACAGCAACCAGCTCGTGAGCTACGCCAACATGATCCCCACCAAAGACGGCGGCACCCACATCTCTGGCTTCAAGACCGCCTACACCCGGGCCATCAACGCCTACGCCAAGAAAGCCGGGTTGGTAAAGGGCGACCTCGAGCCCACCGGCGACGACCTGTTAGAAGGGGTATCTTGTGTAATTTCGGTGAAGATTCCGCAGCCGCAGTTTGAGGGGCAGACCAAGGGCAAGCTCTTGAACCCTGAGGCCGGAACCGCAGTGAGCAAGGTGGTCTACGAAAAGCTTACGGACTGGCTGGAGGAAAACCCCCGTGCGGCCAAGCTGATCTACGAAAAGGCCCAGCGGGCAGCCCAGGCCCGCGAGGCCGCCCGCAAAGCTCGGGAACTGGTGCGCCGCAAGGACGCGCTGGAGTCCGACGAACTCCCTGGAAAACTGGCCGACTGCCAGTCCGAAGACCCCGCCGAGGCCGAGCTCTTCATCGTGGAGGGGGACTCGGCGGGCGGCAGCGCCAAGCAAGGCCGCGACCGCCGCTTCCAGGCCATCCTGCCCCTGCGCGGAAAGATTCTGAACGTGGAGAAGGCCGGTTTGGGCAAGGCTCTCAAGAACGCCGAGGTGCGGGCCATGGTCGCGGCCATCGGAGCAGGGATCGACTCCAATGTGGAAGAGGCCCATTTCAACCTCGAGGACCTGCGCTACCACAAGATCATCATCATGACCGATGCCGACGTGGACGGCTCGCACATCCGCACCCTCTTGCTCACCTTCTTCTACCGCTACATGCGCCCGATCCTCGAGGGCGGCTACCTCTACATCGCCCAGCCGCCTTTGTACCGGCTGCAAGTGGGGGGGGGCAAAAATGCCAAAGTGCAGTACCTCTTCAACGACGAAGCCCTCAAGGAGGCCATCGCCAAGCTCCCGGAACGAACGAGCTACGAGGTGCAGCGCTTCAAGGGCTTAGGCGAGATGAACCCCGAGCAGCTCTGGGAGACCACCATGGACCCGGCCAAGCGGGTGCTGAAGCAGGTCACCATGGAAGACGCCCTCTACGCCAACGAGATCTTCGAGGCCCTGATGGGTCAGGACGTGGCCCCACGCCGCGAGTTCATCGAAGAAAACGCCCGCTTTGCCCAACTCGACGTCTAA